A genomic segment from Drosophila miranda strain MSH22 chromosome 3, D.miranda_PacBio2.1, whole genome shotgun sequence encodes:
- the LOC108159808 gene encoding spatacsin, whose amino-acid sequence MHSAQAQAQARDKLFKSWSGISEVAIIKEVATKGENIDLCLEYWAKKRKTTIAEYRHYFYDVVQAYVQRLLSERLVHKADNTLRNVDRDVKCFFFQYACECQDEDLSEYVLDHLRTKEPLLYEQEEPVLAYYWSLVQQLRECGSLLSKLKTQLPRVHIEALMTLPEEALQLLLVELFFANGNESLLSELNKEMVWQHLVDNQRLDQLQRWCCCQEGKETEDTLSPLEKGYAAWQVDSSMYDYALEQLQQPSETLRNYFARAGYFFPDESSDIPTQLRRLCTMECLGQHSELISRQPLAKYLLDRGHHGLLLMDCVPIASLEQLAGSEAHQEALLTLIIDLKTHSLAKHEGFELISKSVQSFLEKTHNEAVGPFEEHPLLTFYDFLSLEPSVRSLESFLTSTSLSRVPYLKSLTARFDHGPTGSPSGLPTPHELFLKFKQVNLSVLAAAGHGELVTFSNPRLCQRFARKSQLNYTHYLKQHRGAYAVYYLITEQLQLYGQITKTQLFHACETTTQLALQHAGDEELVTHCVACCEMLGFDTQLLRSFLLLQRNLPKRQHSESYSDLLAKWDRNLVERIDANPQEFPLDLYQALMRLAMRNIPGSFPGALLKYYASRKDWWHLLLLFQYFDLPLTELKKLLPDFKSSPLGVHLLRALSYESPSDRQHKRSSNRPARRGGETQTNSSQETMTNSSHSSIQEATSVQQQQLERNAGQTMCNLLTHCARQDLFAIILCSSNNLPDEENISTTAKFLEMMQGSTPHCSSINLLRHCIREEQPILAVLAATLSRRNLDWCWLVWLAVASGQWSTLLREASKTREDDRSEWVWSVIRGAVAGGHVNALLHSFEIFKPDCKFTHLCRFLQLTSHQEDFSESTILELRQFFCSWSHDAVTLPLCAPLPRKQMMQRSIGLLLVQLQSNFDCILQQQRFLDCICRSDVGDICDLLDFCLLHKVFGVAATWLRELAIDLDQLVRRDSPEYKRLVDSLIEAKEYDEALQLSTLLQLPLSDSVYGKWLAELDAGVLRPHQEYEQEIEQHALPPAILVNFLLQAATVLQADGVRRYELLQSALGVIKQHHLFPNESFDRDQIEYDMVVCYLNLPEDQLSSLSIYHSEYYEQIMLQERLVLYKSFSELKELAGIDDLSIAGKSRLTAEMERRLDSLLNTLLDKGDIVEALRLQELFEYRPNDLRFIVFAMALAEGMASIGNLSSKERQLLGEIEKSTFAKFNRITLNQNVMSRCGSDLSDSCSDSLALEFEEIPSKEKQQTLETLLGIGSKLKAGVELGRRIVLAYRAAMYLDKDYLDVLRTKDVNVLLKSAADEDCLQRLLVVSDIQISTRMTPKEIADILALELTTCIVRPRFYIFNANQQPRNALRNADLWGHSIDRDFHLFLELTPNTTMLGNCLLDYCEALKAYRRYQDGKVYEESDTFERLSGIITLYGLPIATPPGGLSGVPQVLSHKKQNQIYVELLIKAHLCFVHECSMEGIASVLQKAKQLNGQLAKAKSWSLIVRMLIGIARYREMFYCFDSLIENEQFESLLGQFDEDQKSGLRSAILSYLREYQPKNGKELLRLAALHFLMYKELAEMWTEEAQGVVIRIQALAEQFNKLKCSSEVQNLLQQAIENYTHATENYLLDNKLLLAQQSVSRAELIAMQLDLCNKALERRHNNNSPQLCVSVIGVRSREQFRELVNTQISVPQTLILSRAYGYDINWSEAILSQFVLQQNPLYLQEYLCHQRLSDDVIEQVVKGYLVHAQSNATTVKQEESLAHLVELIKSVTLKYKLASILGLKPILLSLINDSPVYYLRDTNFGRNEFHTAADT is encoded by the exons ATGCATTCCGCTCAGGCCCAGGCGCAGGCACGCGACAAACTGTTCAAGAGCTGGTCAGGCATCAGCGAGGTGGCCATCATCAAGGAAGTAGCCACCAAAGGCGAGAACATCGACCTGTGCTTGGAATACTGGGCTAAGAAGAGAAAAACCACCATAGCGGAGTATCGTCACTACTTCTACGATGTCGTGCAGGCGTATGTACAGCGATTGCTGTCGGAGCGCCTCGTCCACAAGGCGGACAACACATTGCGTAATGTGGACAGGGACGTCAAGTGCTTCTTCTTTCAGTACGCCTGCGAGTGCCAGGACGAGGATCTCAGCGAGTATGTGCTTGATCATCTGCGCACCAAGGAACCGCTGCTGTATGAGCAGGAGGAGCCCGTCCTGGCCTACTACTGGTCGCTGGTGCAGCAGCTGCGTGAGTGCGGATCCCTGCTGTCGAAACTCAAGACCCAATTGCCGCGGGTGCACATCGAGGCGTTGATGACGCTGCCGGAAGAAGCATTACAGCTGCTCCTGGTTGAGCTCTTCTTTGCCAATGGCAATGAATCGCTGCTATCCGAGCTCAACAAGGAGATGGTGTGGCAGCACCTCGTGGATAATCAACGGCTGGACCAACTGCAGCGCTGGTGCTGTTGTCAGGAGGGCAAGGAAACAGAGGACACATTATCGCCGCTCGAGAAGGGCTATGCGGCTTGGCAGGTGGACTCTTCCATGTACGACTACGCGCTGgaacagctgcagcagcccAGTGAAACGCTGCGCAATTACTTTGCCCGCGCGGGGTACTTCTTCCCCGATGAATCCTCGGATATTCCCACACAGCTGCGTCGCCTCTGCACCATGGAATGCCTGGGACAGCATTCGGAGCTCATAAGTCGCCAGCCGCTGGCAAAATATCTCCTGGATCGTGGCCACCACGGCCTGCTCTTGATGGATTGTGTGCCCATTGCCTCGCTTGAGCAGCTGGCGGGCAGCGAGGCGCATCAGGAGGCCTTGCTCACACTTATAATTGATCTCAAAACTCATTCTTTGGCGAAGCACGAGGGATTTGAACTG ATATCCAAGAGCGTGCAATCGTTTCTGGAGAAGACACACAACGAGGCAGTCGGCCCCTTCGAAGAGCATCCCCTGCTCACATTCTACGATTTTCTATCGCTTGAGCCCAGCGTGCGCTCCCTCGAGAGCTTTCTCACCTCCACCAGCCTGAGCAGAGTGCCATATCTCAAGTCGCTGACGGCTCGATTTGACCATGGACCGACGGGCAGCCCTTCTGGTCTGCCAACGCCGCATGAACTGTTCCTGAAGTTCAAGCAAGTGAATCTCTCGGTGCTGGCTGCCGCTGGCCATGGGGAACTGGTAACCTTCTCGAATCCCCGTCTCTGCCAGCGCTTTGCCAGGAAGTCGCAGCTGAACTACACGCACTATCTGAAGCAGCACAGGGGCGCCTATGCAGTGTACTATCTGATCAcggagcagctgcagctgtaCGGACAGATAACGAAGACGCAACTGTTCCATGCCTGCGAAACGACCACGCAGCTGGCCCTGCAGCATGCCGGCGATGAGGAACTGGTCACCCACTGTGTGGCCTGCTGCGAGATGCTGGGATTCGACACTCAGCTACTGCGCAGTTTCCTCCTGCTGCAGCGAAACCTGCCAAAGCGTCAGCATAGCGAGAGCTATTCGGATTTGTTGGCCAAGTGGGACCGGAATCTGGTGGAACGGATCGATGCGAATCCCCAAGAGTTTCCATTGGATCTGTATCAAGCTCTGATGCGACTGGCCATGCGGAATATTCCGGGAAGCTTTCCAGGGGCTCTGCTCAAGTATTACGCCTCCAGGAAAGATTGGTggcatctgctgctgctcttccaGTACTTTGATCTGCCACTGACCGAGCTCAAGAAGCTTCTGCCGGACTTCAAGTCTTCTCCGCTGGGCGTCCACCTGCTGCGGGCATTAAGCTACGAGTCCCCCAGTGACCGCCAACACAAGCGGAGTTCCAACAGACCCGCGCGTCGAGGGGGCGAAACTCAGACGAACTCTTCGCAGGAGACGATGACCAATTCTTCGCACAGTTCCATCCAGGAGGCCACCagtgtgcagcagcagcagctagaAAGGAATGCGGGTCAGACCATGTGCAACCTGCTCACTCATTGCGCTCGACAGGATCTGTTTGCCATAATCCTGTGCAGTTCCAACAATCTGCCCGACGAGGAAAACATCTCAACCACAGCCAAGTTTCTGGAAATGATGCAGGGCAGCACTCCGCACTGCAGCAGCATCAATCTCTTGAGGCACTGCATCAGGGAAGAGCAGCCCATCCTCGCTGTGCTGGCCGCCACCCTAAGTAGACGAAATCTGGACTGGTGCTGGCTCGTTTGGCTGGCTGTGGCCAGCGGACAGTGGAGCACCCTTCTGCGGGAGGCTTCCAAAACGAGAGAAGACGATCGCTCCGAGTGGGTGTGGTCTGTGATACGGGGAGCCGTTGCCGGCGGACATGTCAACGCTCTCCTGCACAGCTTCGAAATCTTCAAACCG GATTGCAAATTCACGCATCTGTGCCGATTCCTGCAGTTGACAAGCCACCAGGAGGACTTTAGCGAGTCCACAATTTTGGAGCTGCGTCAGTTCTTCTGCAGCTGGAGCCACGATGCAGTCACTCTCCCGCTGTGTGCCCCCCTGCCGCGCAAACAGATGATGCAGCGTTCCATTGGGCTGCTGCTCGTTCAGTTGCAgtcgaactttgactgcattctgcagcagcagagatTTCTGGACTGCATCTGCCGCTCAGATGTAGGCGACATTTGCGATCTCCTTGACTTTTGCCTGCTGCACAAGGTCTTTGGTGTGGCCGCCACATGGCTAAGGGAACTGGCTATTGACCTGGATCAGCTTGTGAGAAGGGACAGCCCCGAGTACAAGCGTCTGGTGGATTCCCTTATCGAGGCGAAGGAGTACGACGAGGCACTGCAATTGTCTACCTTGCTGCAGCTTCCGCTGAGCGACAGTGTCTATGGCAAGTGGCTCGCTGAGTTGGATGCTGGAGTGCTGCGTCCTCACCAGGAGTACGAGCAGGAGATCGAACAGCATGCTCTGCCTCCGGCCATTCTGGTGAACTTTCTGCTGCAGGCTGCCACCGTCCTGCAGGCGGATGGTGTTAGGCGATACGAGTTGCTCCAAAGTGCGCTGGGTGTGATCAAGCAGCACCATTTGTTCCCCAACGAGTCCTTCGACAGGGATCAGATCGAATACGATATGGTCGTGTGCTATCTGAATCTGCCAGAGGATCAGCTTTCCTCGCTGTCCATCTACCACTCGGAGTATTACGAACAGATCATGCTCCAGGAGCGCCTTGTCCTCTACAAATCCTTCTCAGAGCTAAAGGAACTGGCCGGTATCGATGACCTCAGCATTGCCGGAAAATCTCGCTTAACGGCGGAGATGGAAAGACGACTGGACAGCCTGCTGAACACGCTCCTGGACAAGGGCGATATTGTGGAGGCGTTGCGACTGCAGGAACTCTTCGAGTATCGGCCCAACGATCTGCGATTCATTGTCTTTGCGATGGCTCTGGCCGAGGGCATGGCCAGCATTGGTAATCTGTCCAGCAAAGAGCGCCAGTTGCTCGGCGAGATTGAGAAGAGTACGTTTGCAAAGTTCAATCGGATTACGCTCAATCAGAATGTGATGTCGCGATGTGGCAGCGATCTCTCCGACAGCTGCTCGGACTCCCTGGCCCTGGAGTTCGAGGAGATACCATCCAAGGAGAAACAGCAGACGCTCGAGACCCTACTGGGCATTGGGTCGAAGCTTAAGGCCGGCGTGGAGCTGGGTAGACGCATTGTGCTGGCCTATCGGGCTGCCATGTACCTGGACAAGGATTATTTGGATGTGCTACGCACCAAAGATGTCAATGTGCTGCTGAAGAGTGCCGCCGATGAAGACTGCCTGCAGCGTTTGTTGGTGGTCAGCGACATACAAATATCCACGCGTATGACACCAAAGGAG ATTGCCGATATTCTCGCCCTAGAGCTCACAACGTGCATTGTACGTCCACGCTTTTACATATTTAACGCCAACCAACAGCCCCGGAACGCCCTAAGGAACGCTGATCTCTGGGGACACAGCATCGATAGGGACTTCCACCTGTTCCTGGAACTGACGCCAAACACCACGATGCTGGGCAACTGCCTGCTGGACTACTGCGAGGCCTTGAAGGCCTATCGTCGCTATCAAGACGGAAAAGTGTACGAAGAGAGCGATACTTTTGAGCGTCTCTCGGGGATTATAACGCTTTATGGATTACCGATAGCCACACCACCTGGGGGATTATCTGGCGTTCCCCAAGTACTCTCCCACAAGAAGCAGAACCAGATATACGTGGAGCTTCTGATCAAGGCGCACTTGTGCTTTGTCCACGAGTGCTCTATGGAGGGCATTGCCAGTGTTTTACAGAAGGCAAAGCAGCTTAATGGACAACTGGCCAAGGCCAAATCCTGGTCACTGATCGTCCGCATGCTGATTGGCATTGCCCGCTATCGGGAGATGTTCTACTGCTTCGATTCGCTGATTGAGAATGAACAGTTCGAGTCGCTGCTGGGACAATTTGATGAGGATCAGAAGAGTGGCCTGCGCTCGGCCATTCTCAGTTATTTGCGGGAGTATCAGCCGAAGAACGGCAAGGAGCTGCTGCGACTTGCTGCTTTGCATTTCCTCATGTATAAAGAGCTTGCCGAAATGTGGACCGAAGAGGCCCAGGGTGTGGTAATCCGCATCCAGGCCCTGGCCGAGCAGTTCAACAAACTGAAATGCTCTTCAGAGGTGCAGAATCTTCTACAACAGGCCATTGAGAACTACACGCATGCCACGGAGAACTATCTGCTGGACAACAAGCTGCTCTTGGCCCAACAGAGTGTATCGCGCGCGGAGCTTATTGCCATGCAGCTGGATCTTTGCAACAAGGCCCTGGAGCGGCGACACAATAACAACTCTCCACAGCTCTGTGTGAGCGTCATAGGCGTCCGATCTAGGGAACAGTTTCGTGAACTTGTCAACACGCAAATCAG TGTCCCGCAAACTCTGATATTGAGTCGCGCCTATGGCTACGATATTAACTGGAGCGAGGCCATTCTCTCCCAATTTGTGCTGCAGCAGAACCCACTATATCTTCAGGAGTATCTCTGCCATCAGCGTTTAAGCGACGATGTGATCGAACAAGTGGTCAAGGG GTACTTGGTACACGCCCAGAGCAATGCCACAACCGTCAAGCAGGAGGAGTCCCTGGCCCATCTGGTCGAACTGATTAAGTCGGTGACACTCAAATACAAATTGGCATCCATTTTAGGCCTCAAGCCCATTCTGTTGTCGTTGATAAACGATTCGCCGGTTTACTATCTGCGCGACACGAATTTCGGGCGCAACGAGTTCCACACAGCAGCGGACACATGA
- the LOC108159810 gene encoding putative inorganic phosphate cotransporter, with protein sequence MTITSFSLVTKGPALGIRHLQVLFLFTCATLVMLQQMNMSVAIVAITNSNSSNLDYPEYHLTGQQKSYILSSTFWGCCFTQLLGGYFSSRFGAKMLLFVISLATGLLSVVTPFSIAWGGWKLLFGVRLLQGLVMGGMWPCLYTHLAKWCPKKEQNRFGGIMTTGLDCGTALGFALSGVLSASHLGWPSSFYVPGYVGIVWCLLWLRYGANSPSESLFISLAERKYIELSLEQSNAPKGEIPLVPWRHILTSRPFLVLAFCKMSQACSFYTLMQQIPRYIHGIFRYSIWANALLSALPFVIMLMFSYFFIFLAEYLTQRRNIPLPILRKTINSYASWTPAIALVALTYVSDQNVVGIICCLVAAVAAISGQAIGCSLNHVDLAPNFAGLLFGISNTLMSGAGVISPLIIGFVVTNESDRTQWRSVFLGIAAVLFVGNLLYLIFGEMTVQPWNGPRPVETGTAVENQTAEPMPAPDGPPSMEKFTYF encoded by the exons ATGACGATCACGTCGTTTTCTTTGGTGACCAAAG GACCCGCATTGGGCATCCGTCACCTCCAGGTGCTGTTCCTCTTCACGTGCGCCACCCTGGTCATGCTCCAGCAGATGAACATGAGCGTTGCCATTGTGGCGATTACGAATTCCAACAGCAGCAATCTAGACTATCCAGAGTACCATCTAACGGGGCAGCAGAAGTCGTATATTCTGAGCAGTACCTTCTGGGGCTGCTGCTTCACCCAACTGCTGGGCGGCTACTTCTCCAGCAGATTCGGAGCCAAGATGCTGCTTTTTGTGATATCGCTGGCCACCGGTCTCCTCAGCGTGGTCACGCCGTTCTCTATTGCCTGGGGGGGCTGGAAACTGCTTTTTGGGGTGCGCCTACTGCAGGGCCTGGTCATGGGCGGCATGTGGCCCTGCCTGTACACGCATCTGGCCAAATGGTGTCCCAAAAAGGAGCAGAATCGCTTTGGTGGCATCATGACGACTGGCCTGGACTGTGGTACAGCACTGGGCTTTGCTCTCAGTGGAGTCCTTTCCGCCTCTCACCTCGGTTGGCCCAGCTCCTTCTATGTCCCAG GTTACGTTGGGATTGTGTGGTGCCTGCTTTGGCTGCGCTATGGCGCCAATTCTCCCTCCGAATCGCTCTTTATTTCGCTGGCTGAGAGGAAATATATTGAGTTGTCCCTGGAACAGAGTAATGCCCCCAAAGGCGAGATTCCACTAGTGCCCTGGCGTCACATATTGACCTCACGTCCGTTTCTCGTTCTGGCCTTCTGCAAGATGAGTCAGGCCTGCAGCTTCTACACGCTGATGCAGCAAATTCCACGTTACATTCATGGCATCTTCCGGTATAGCATTTGGGCGAACGCCTTGCTCTCCGCGCTGCCCTTTGTGATCATGCTGATGTTTTCCTACTTTTTCATCTTCCTGGCCGAGTATCTGACGCAGCGGCGGAACATTCCCCTGCCAATTCTTCGCAAAACCATCAATTCGTATGCCTCCTGGACTCCTGCCATTGCTCTAGTGGCGCTCACCTACGTCAGCGACCAGAATGTTGTTGGCATCATCTGTTGTCTGGTTGCAGCGGTGGCTGCCATCTCTGGCCAGGCGATTGGCTGCTCTCTCAATCATGTGGATCTCGCTCCAAACTTTGCAGGGCTTCTGTTTGGCATCAGCAACACTTTGATGTCGGGGGCAGGTGTAATATCGCCGCTCATCATCGGCTTTGTGGTGACCAATGAA TCGGATCGTACGCAGTGGCGCTCTGTGTTTCTGGGAATTGCCGCAGTTCTGTTTGTGGGAAATTTGTTGTATTTGATTTTTGGCGAAATGACTgtgcagccatggaatggacCCAGGCCCGTGGAGACAGGAACTGCAGTGGAAAACCAAACAGCAGAGCCTATGCCAGCTCCAGATGGGCCGCCTTCCATGGAGAAATTTACCTATTTTTAG
- the LOC108159809 gene encoding putative inorganic phosphate cotransporter, with product MSNKGAKGPRIGIRHLQSFLLFLGLTAMHIARLNVSVAIVAMTNAATTNPNFTEYEWTEKHKSYILSSFYWGYIVTLCPGSFLCRRYGAKVVLFIASFGTAVFSMMTPWCISWGGWQVFCAIRILQGLFQGVIFPCVTEHLAMWSPPDERNRLGAFSYTGTDCGTVLAMFISGMIAESAMGWPGISYVSGALCAVWCVLWLIFGSNNAPESRFIGEAECKYIESSLQHNEDFHDRIIPIPWKAIWTSVPFLALLVTRCAETYGLSTLQAELPSYMNGVLNMDIQSNAVFSSLPFLAMWLLSYVYLIAADVLLKKKFLSLTSVRKLFNTLSFWIPAAALIGIGFLNEEKKVLAIVLMTLSVGVNSGATIGSSLNTIDLSPNHAGILIGLSNTVANIIPILTPLIAGEIVTDKHDRGQWQIVFGLAAIIFFVGNCVFLVWGTAKAQPWDADDYLKPKDAETCSEKKSQPPAIAPPIDPVLEQTISWPERYTVMATD from the exons ACTTTACG GAATACGAGTGGACGGAAAAGCACAAATCGTACATATTGTCCAGTTTTTATTGGGGCTACATCGTGACCCTCTGTCCAGGCAGCTTCCTTTGTCGTCGGTATGGTGCAAAGGTCGTATTGTTCATTGCCAGCTTCGGCACTGCGGTCTTCAGCATGATGACCCCATGGTGCATCTCCTGGGGCGGCTGGCAGGTCTTCTGCGCCATCCGCATCCTACAAGGTCTGTTCCAGGGCGTGATCTTCCCCTGTGTGACGGAGCACCTGGCGATGTGGTCGCCGCCAGATGAACGGAATCGCCTGGGAGCCTTCAGCTACACGGGAACCGACTGCGGCACTGTACTGGCCATGTTCATCAGTGGAATGATTGCCGAGAGTGCCATGGGTTGGCCGGGAATCTCGTATGTCTCGGGGGCTCTCTGTGCCGTCTGGTGTGTCCTTTGGCTGATTTTCGGATCCAACAATGCGCCCGAATCCCGGTTCATTGGCGAAGCGGAGTGCAAGTACATAGAGTCCTCGCTGCAGCACAACGAAGACTTCCATGATCGGATAATTCCTATTCCGTGGAAGGCCATCTGGACGTCCGTTCCGTTCTTGGCTTTGCTAGTGACGCGGTGCGCTGAAACCTATGGACTGAGCACGCTCCAAGCCGAGCTTCCGTCCTACATGAACGGCGTACTCAACATGGACATCCAGAGCAATGCAGTGTTCTCGTCGCTGCCATTCCTGGCCATGTGGCTGCTCTCCTATGTCTATCTGATTGCGGCCGATGTCCTGCTCAAGAAGAAGTTCCTATCTCTAACATCCGTGCGGAAGCTGTTCAATACGCTCTCCTTCTGGATACCGGCGGCCGCCCTGATCGGCATTGGATTCCTCAACGAGGAAAAGAAAGTACTGGCCATTGTGCTGATGACACTCAGTGTGGGCGTCAACAGTGGGGCTACGATCGGTAGCTCCCTAAATACCATCGACCTCTCGCCCAATCATGCCGGAATTCTGATCGGTTTGAGCAATACGGTGGCGAATATAATACCCATCCTCACGCCACTGATTGCCGGTGAGATCGTGACCGATAAG CACGATCGTGGCCAATGGCAGATAGTATTTGGCCTGGCCGCCATCATTTTCTTTGTGGGAAACTGTGTGTTCCTCGTCTGGGGCACGGCCAAGGCGCAACCCTGGGATGCGGATGACTATCTGAAGCCCAAGGATGCAGAGACTTGCAGCGAAAAGAAGAGCCAACCGCCTGCGATCGCGCCACCCATCGATCCTGTCTTGGAGCAGACAATTAGCTGGCCAGAGAGGTACACGGTGATGGCGACGGATTGA